The genomic DNA AAAAACTCAGGCGTTTGTGTTTCGGCTAATTTTTTAAAAAAATTGGCATCTTGGTGAAGTTTTCCTTCTACCCATTTTTTGTTGTTTTCGAAAATTACTTCGTACGAATTACTACTCATCATATATAAAATTTAAAAATTAGTTTCATCGCTTTTCCATAATTTCCGACACTGCCCTTCCGCATCAAAAATTGTGCAAATTTTGTTGTTATCTATCGTTGTAAAAGTATTTTAACAGTTTTTTAAGAGATCATATGGTTGATATACCCCTCGGTAGCGTTGTCGTTAGGGATAATTTCTGCGGGATTTCCGACCACGATGGCATTATCGGGAACATCGGTATTCACATAGGCATTGGGGGCTATCAGCACATTATTTCCGATTTTGATATTGCCCACTATCACAGCGTTAGCCCCTATCCAGACTTGGTTTCCGATGATTGGTGTACCTTGTTTTTTGCCTCGGTTCTGTTGTCCGATGGTCACGCCCTGCGCCATATTGCAGTTTTTGCCAATAATCGTTTTAGGATTGACCACCACGGCGCCCCAATGTCCAAGATAAAAACCCTCGCCAATCTGAGTTTCAGGATAAATCTGAAAACCATATTTGATTTGATAATGCCGAAGTACCACTTTCCAAAACGCGCCTAAAATAGGGGTATGCAAGTAGTGCTGTGCCTTTCTAAAACAATAAATATAATGCAAATTAGGGCTCCAACATTTCTTCAAAATGGAAAACGGAGAAAGCCACTGTCCCGTTGCTCGGTAAAAATCTTTTTGTATAATGGTTTTCATAATTGCTAAAGTTGGTCTATAATTTTTGTGATTTTCTCAACCGAGTTTTTTAAATTAAACGGCATCTGATAATCTGCCAAACGCTCTTGATACGGCTGAAATGCCTCTGGCTGCGTGAGTGCTCTTTTCATACCTTGATAAATGCCTTCTTCGGAATTTTCTACAATACAGCCCAAATCTCCATTGAGAAGCATCTCCCTAACCCCAGAAACATCGGTAGCGATGATGTTTTTCTTTAGTGTAATCGCCTCAAACAATACCGTTGGATAGCCCTCGTAGCGGGAGCTGAGGACATAAAAATCCGCCGTTTTAAAATACGGATATGGATTATCCGTAAAGCCGACCATCGTTGCCGTTTCTGCCACGCCAAGTTCCTCCACCAGTTTTTTAATATTCTGAAAATCATAGCCATCGCCCAAAATCTGAACCCGATGCGGAAAGCCTTCATCTAACAATCTTCGATGAACTTTGAGCAATCGGTCAAAACCTTTTTGAGGAAAAACAGTTCCCACAGAAAGGAAAACAGACAAGTTAAATTCCTCTTTATCAAGAGATTGCAAACTTCTATTGATGATATCTTGGGTATCTAATGGGTTATAAATTCGTTCTATTTTTTGTCGTTCCTCATCGGTTTGGGCTAAATTTTCAAAATCTTGCTGAATATGCTCTGAGATCACTAAAATTTTATCAAACCCAAAAAACTTCCGAATTTCGTCATCGGTATAGTTGTAAAACTCGGTTTTTCGGAGGTCGTTATGTATCCACACGATTTTTTTAGAACCCCGAAGCGGCGAATTGAGAATTTCATCTCTAAAACCGTGTATCGCTGCGAATTCTACATCGTATTTTTTATTTTTCAAAATCAAGGAATACAACAACTTCGGAAATTTCTTCAACACCCACTGATACAGGACTCTAAACGCTTTTTTCGGAATGTCCTGCGGTCGGTTGGTGGTAATCATTTCGCCTCGATTAAGGTACAAAACATTAACCCAATCTGGAATTTCGGACAGATATTTCCCCGAATAGAGATTGAGCAACAAATCCACTTCATACCGCTCTGGTGGCAATTCTTTAAGGAAAGTCGCCAGCACTTTTTCGGCACCGCCATGGCGCATAGAGCCTATTCTAATAAGGATTTTTTTCTTGGTGGGCATGGTAGGTTTTGATGGGTTTATAAGAATGAGGTAAATTTTTTGCAATATATGCTTCTAAGGCTTTTCTGTCGGCTTCCAGCTCGCGGGGATACATAACATTATGCGCCAGGGCTTTATCTCCATACTCCTCTATGGTGCATATCATTTTGGCTGGAACCCCCGCATAGACCGCATTATCTGGCATAGAGGAATTAAGTACGGAACCCGCTCCCAATATACAATTATCCCCCATAGACGCGCCCGGTAGAAGGGTACAGTTATTCCCGATAAAGCAATTTTTTCCAATTTTAATTCGTCCAAAATTTCGCGCATCTTCGTACTTTTCCATTGAGCGAATCACATACATCGCCCCATCATGATTGATAAAAGTGCAATTTGCTGTGATTTTTGTATTGTCCCCAATTTCAATAAGAAAAGGCTCGGAACCAAAATCAGGTGCCTCTATAAATTGAACATTTTTCCCTACTTTTAGTCCTCTCGCCTTGCTCACTTCTATATAAATACGACCTATAAATGCCTGATATAGGGTATGAAGTTTAAGTATTGCTCTATAAAGAAATATCATTTTTTAACGGTTTTAATTATAATATCCTCAACGGTATTAAATATTTTCTGATTATCAAATTTCTTATCAATATCTTGTAGATTTTTTTCAATGTGATAAATAGTGCCTTTATCTTCAAAGAAAATTTTCATGGTTTTTGCTAAATCTGCAATACTATATTCACATAATAATCCTGTTTCTCTATCTTGAATCATCTCTGGAATGCCCCCTACGCGCGTGGCGATAATCTGTTTTTTGAGAATGAGCGTTTCGGCAATAATGAGCGGCCAACCTTCTGATTCCGAAGGCATAATAAATGCATCAGCCGCTTGAATATACGGATAAGGATTCATTTTCGTGCCTAATAGTAAGAAACTTTTCTCCACGCCTAAGGCTTGGATTTGTTGTCGCAATGCCTCGTATTCCTCGCCATCGCCAATAATCCAAATTTGATGGGCAAAACCCTCGTTTAAAAGCTGAGCATGCGCCTCTAATAAAGTATGAAATCCTTTGCGACTGTGCAACCTTCCAACCCCTACAAAAGTAGGAACAGCCTCTCGCTGTATGGTTTCTTGTGCCGCTTTGACTCTAATTTCTTCAATCGGAATAGCGTTGAGAACCACTTGGTTAGGTGGCAATTCCACATCTGGATAAGTGCTTACAAAAATATCGTGAGCTTGTTGAGAACCAAAGATAAAGTAATCAAATTTGGGGATTTGTTGCAATAATTTCGGGACAATGGGCTGTAATTTGGGAAAAGTGATATCCGAGTGAAACCAGCCGATTTTTTTTGATTTTTTATTGGCAGACCTCAACACATCATCAAACATGGTATACCCCGTGGCGATTTCTACATCGGCATTGTTTTTCATAATCCACTGATGCAGAATCCAAGGGCAAATTTTATATAAATTCAGTTGGCATTTTCTTAAGGCTAACTGGGTGTAATATAGTATTTTATTCTTGGAAAAATCCTCTTTTCCTTTGGCTAAAAAAGTAGTTTTGATATCGCTGGGAATGGCATTTCGGAGTTCGCCCTGGTGCAGATTGATGCCCACAGAAAGTTCAAATTTCTGTTTATCGAGATGATTAAGCATACTGAGAAGCACTTTTTCCACGCCCCCCATTTCCATAGAACGGTGCCGAAATAACACTTTTATTTTGTCTTGTGATACTGCCATAATGATTGCAAAGGTATAATAATTTTCATCTATTTTCAAATATATTTTAATATCTTTGCTGTATGATAAATTCTGACAAAATAATCAAATTAAAACGCATCTTAGAAGAGAGTCTTACCCCCTTAATTTCTCAAGACTTTGCCCTTATTGATATTCCTGACCATGATAATATTGGAGACAACTTAATTTGGGAGGGGGAGCTTTATTTTTTAAAAAACATTCCTTATAAAAAATATTATGAATGTAGTTTAAAATTCTTTTCTGCTGATAAAATAAGGACTAACACTACCTTACTTATGCATGGTGGTGGTAATTTTGGAGACATCTACCCTGTAGTTAATGAATTTAGAATCAGACTAATTCACCAATTTAAAAATAATAAGATTATTATTTTACCCCAAACTTTACATTATCAGTCAGAAGATATTTTATTGAGAGACGCTCAAATTATTAACCAGCATCCTGATATTACCATATGCTGTAGAGATAAAAAATCTTATGATTTAGCCCTTAAATATTTCCACAAAGCTACCATTTTATTACTACCTGATATGGCTTTCTGCATAGATTTGGATCGGTTTTCTACATCTAATAAAGGCTCAAAAACACTTATCATGAACAGAAAAGATAATGAAAACATTAAACTAAGCATACAGTTAGAACAACCTTATGATATACTGGATTGGCCAACATTTAACACCTCCGTAGAAAAAAGACACAAAAAATTAAGGTTTGAACATCGGTTAGACCGCATTGCAATTTTTTTAAAAAAAATGCCCCTATTCTCTTTTTTTATAGATGACAGATACGGTATTAAAGATAATCATCGTAAAGAAAAATTCATTGATATGGGAATTGAATTTTTCAGTTCATACGAAACCATCTATACAACACGATTACACGGAATGATACTTGCTGTGCTAATGGGGAAACATGTTGTAATATTAGATAATAATTATGGAAAGTTATCATCCTTTTACGAAGAGTGGCTAAAAGATTTTAAAAATATATCTCTATATAATAAATAATTTATATTCTATTTAATCCACATCCACCTCTTGCCTTCTATATTGCTCTTTAAAATACGAGGCCCATTTTTTCCAATTTTCAGGCGTACACCTTTCAGAATAGTTTTTTTCTAAAAATTGGATATAGTAATCCTCTGGAATATCTTTAGGAAAATTTTTCAATGAATCAAATTCACCC from Riemerella columbina includes the following:
- a CDS encoding glycosyltransferase, with amino-acid sequence MKIDENYYTFAIIMAVSQDKIKVLFRHRSMEMGGVEKVLLSMLNHLDKQKFELSVGINLHQGELRNAIPSDIKTTFLAKGKEDFSKNKILYYTQLALRKCQLNLYKICPWILHQWIMKNNADVEIATGYTMFDDVLRSANKKSKKIGWFHSDITFPKLQPIVPKLLQQIPKFDYFIFGSQQAHDIFVSTYPDVELPPNQVVLNAIPIEEIRVKAAQETIQREAVPTFVGVGRLHSRKGFHTLLEAHAQLLNEGFAHQIWIIGDGEEYEALRQQIQALGVEKSFLLLGTKMNPYPYIQAADAFIMPSESEGWPLIIAETLILKKQIIATRVGGIPEMIQDRETGLLCEYSIADLAKTMKIFFEDKGTIYHIEKNLQDIDKKFDNQKIFNTVEDIIIKTVKK
- a CDS encoding serine O-acetyltransferase, which codes for MKTIIQKDFYRATGQWLSPFSILKKCWSPNLHYIYCFRKAQHYLHTPILGAFWKVVLRHYQIKYGFQIYPETQIGEGFYLGHWGAVVVNPKTIIGKNCNMAQGVTIGQQNRGKKQGTPIIGNQVWIGANAVIVGNIKIGNNVLIAPNAYVNTDVPDNAIVVGNPAEIIPNDNATEGYINHMIS
- a CDS encoding glycosyltransferase translates to MPTKKKILIRIGSMRHGGAEKVLATFLKELPPERYEVDLLLNLYSGKYLSEIPDWVNVLYLNRGEMITTNRPQDIPKKAFRVLYQWVLKKFPKLLYSLILKNKKYDVEFAAIHGFRDEILNSPLRGSKKIVWIHNDLRKTEFYNYTDDEIRKFFGFDKILVISEHIQQDFENLAQTDEERQKIERIYNPLDTQDIINRSLQSLDKEEFNLSVFLSVGTVFPQKGFDRLLKVHRRLLDEGFPHRVQILGDGYDFQNIKKLVEELGVAETATMVGFTDNPYPYFKTADFYVLSSRYEGYPTVLFEAITLKKNIIATDVSGVREMLLNGDLGCIVENSEEGIYQGMKRALTQPEAFQPYQERLADYQMPFNLKNSVEKITKIIDQL
- a CDS encoding polysaccharide pyruvyl transferase family protein — protein: MINSDKIIKLKRILEESLTPLISQDFALIDIPDHDNIGDNLIWEGELYFLKNIPYKKYYECSLKFFSADKIRTNTTLLMHGGGNFGDIYPVVNEFRIRLIHQFKNNKIIILPQTLHYQSEDILLRDAQIINQHPDITICCRDKKSYDLALKYFHKATILLLPDMAFCIDLDRFSTSNKGSKTLIMNRKDNENIKLSIQLEQPYDILDWPTFNTSVEKRHKKLRFEHRLDRIAIFLKKMPLFSFFIDDRYGIKDNHRKEKFIDMGIEFFSSYETIYTTRLHGMILAVLMGKHVVILDNNYGKLSSFYEEWLKDFKNISLYNK
- a CDS encoding acyltransferase; this translates as MIFLYRAILKLHTLYQAFIGRIYIEVSKARGLKVGKNVQFIEAPDFGSEPFLIEIGDNTKITANCTFINHDGAMYVIRSMEKYEDARNFGRIKIGKNCFIGNNCTLLPGASMGDNCILGAGSVLNSSMPDNAVYAGVPAKMICTIEEYGDKALAHNVMYPRELEADRKALEAYIAKNLPHSYKPIKTYHAHQEKNPY